In the Acidimicrobiales bacterium genome, TCGTCTTGCCAGCCCCAGATGTTGGCCGGGTCGGTCCGCATGAACGTCGCCGATTGGGAACGGAAGGACAGCTTCCTGAGGCTTCCCGAGGTCAGGACGATGACGCCGAAGAAGTGCTGGTCGGTCAGCTCGTGGTGCTCCAGGGCCCGCCCGCCGGTGATCAGATACGGAGATGGGGTGATGGCGTCAACCAAGTCGACCAGGTCGACGCCGAGCAGGCCGGTGGTGTCCGGCAAGACCAGCAGGTCCTTTCGGACCCGCGCCAATCGCCCGGCCCGGACTAGACGCTGGATCGCCTTCTGGGCCGCTTCACGACTGCCCGTCCGGGCTGCCACCGTTTCGAGGTCGACCGAGGGCACAGCGATGCCACGACGTCCTGCGTCCCGCGCGGCGCGATGCAGCTCACGCAGCACCTGCTCCTCGAGCCTCATGGGTGTACATATTAGCTGCGGTAAAGCAGGAATCGTGCTTTTGTGCAACTAGCCTGTACACGCCTCCCACAGCGAGGCTAGGCAGTTCGAGCGCCGTTGATGGTGCTCATTACGAGTTGCCGGAACTCCTCCTTCATCGGCAAGTCTCGCTCGAGGTGGAGTCGCCGCCGTCTGCCAGAGCCGGGCGGGCTTGCCCTCCGGCGCGATCAGAGCTGATAGGAGGACGCCCGGGTCGAGGACGACCCGCTCCACTACGAAGCGGCCTTGCCCGAGTCTCCCCGCTCGCGGCGCATCGCCGTCAGCT is a window encoding:
- a CDS encoding DUF6088 family protein; this encodes MRLEEQVLRELHRAARDAGRRGIAVPSVDLETVAARTGSREAAQKAIQRLVRAGRLARVRKDLLVLPDTTGLLGVDLVDLVDAITPSPYLITGGRALEHHELTDQHFFGVIVLTSGSLRKLSFRSQSATFMRTDPANIWGWQDDERPHYAQPERAIVDVLNHSRYGVSLTQALDALLLAADMGTAFLDRLLETVVRYDSPAAARRVGLVVERLFGTAQAEPYRSLIGANRASVLLRAHGPADGPLDATWRVVVNAALEPERVPT